The Crocinitomicaceae bacterium genome includes a region encoding these proteins:
- a CDS encoding DUF2520 domain-containing protein: protein MQIKSVNIIGFGNAGQAIAKQLIANGCAINAVLLKSNRRLKIAAELKLLVYEDIQALPEADLCIICVNDGEVEAVAKHLTNSKRVVHISGTTPIDKLSGILHYGVLYPLQTFSEGRLVEMKNIPFIIDANSESFNAELVQFASEYLSPNIHKLDDHQRRVLHLAAVFANNFSNYMLLVAGDLLREEQISFDILKPLMVETINKVFDLGAEKSQTGPARRKDYDTIKSHLVMLGDEDLKKLYTLISDQIMKK, encoded by the coding sequence ATGCAAATTAAATCAGTAAACATTATAGGTTTTGGAAATGCTGGACAAGCAATAGCAAAACAATTGATTGCTAATGGTTGCGCAATAAATGCTGTTTTGCTAAAAAGCAATAGAAGGTTGAAGATAGCGGCAGAGCTGAAACTTCTAGTTTATGAAGACATTCAAGCACTACCGGAAGCGGATTTGTGCATCATTTGTGTTAATGATGGTGAAGTTGAAGCGGTGGCAAAGCATTTAACAAATTCAAAAAGAGTTGTTCATATTTCAGGAACCACTCCTATAGATAAATTATCAGGTATACTGCATTACGGTGTGCTATATCCGTTGCAAACTTTTAGTGAAGGACGATTAGTTGAAATGAAAAACATCCCATTCATTATTGATGCAAATTCAGAAAGTTTCAATGCTGAATTAGTTCAGTTTGCATCAGAATATCTGTCGCCCAATATTCACAAATTAGATGATCATCAACGTAGAGTGTTGCATTTGGCTGCTGTATTTGCAAACAATTTCTCAAACTACATGCTTTTAGTGGCTGGAGATTTATTGAGAGAAGAGCAAATATCTTTTGATATTTTAAAGCCCTTAATGGTTGAAACGATTAATAAAGTATTTGATTTAGGAGCCGAGAAATCTCAAACCGGACCTGCAAGGAGAAAGGATTATGATACAATTAAATCTCACCTGGTTATGTTAGGTGATGAAGATTTGAAAAAACTGTACACACTAATTTCTGATCAAATTATGAAAAAATGA
- a CDS encoding acetyl-CoA C-acyltransferase: protein MEDVFIISAARTAIGNLGGTLSAVRTDDLAAIVIKELLKQNPTIDPADIEDVILGCANQAGEDNRNVARMSSLLSGLPVTVGGETVNRLCASGMAAVINAARALNDQAGEIYIAGGVESMTRAPYVMSKSSAPFGRDVQLFDSAFGWRFINPRMKELYGVDGMGETAENLVDMYKISREDQDKFAFWSQQKAKSALESGRFAKEIVAIEIPQKKKDPIIFAADEFMKPTTTLETLAGLRPAFRAQGGTVTAGNASGLNDGAAALLLANGAATKRNNLKPIARIVSAAVAGVEPRIMGIGPVPASEKALQRAGLSLRDMDIIEINEAFAAQVLACTRKMGLADDDPRINPNGGGISLGHPLGMTGARIIQTAALQLQETKKKYALVTLCIGVGQGYATVIERV, encoded by the coding sequence ATGGAAGATGTATTTATTATTTCAGCCGCACGTACGGCAATTGGGAATTTGGGCGGAACCCTTTCAGCGGTGCGCACTGATGATTTAGCGGCCATTGTAATCAAAGAATTGTTGAAACAAAATCCAACAATTGATCCGGCTGACATTGAAGATGTAATTTTAGGTTGCGCTAATCAAGCCGGTGAAGATAATCGGAATGTAGCACGCATGAGTAGTTTGCTGTCCGGGCTTCCGGTTACCGTGGGAGGTGAAACAGTGAACCGTCTCTGCGCATCAGGTATGGCGGCGGTTATCAATGCTGCTAGGGCATTGAATGATCAAGCCGGTGAAATTTATATTGCCGGTGGTGTTGAAAGCATGACGCGCGCTCCGTATGTAATGTCTAAATCTTCAGCTCCTTTTGGTCGTGATGTTCAATTGTTTGATTCTGCTTTTGGTTGGCGATTCATCAACCCACGCATGAAAGAATTGTATGGCGTGGATGGCATGGGTGAAACTGCTGAAAACTTGGTTGATATGTACAAGATATCACGTGAAGACCAGGATAAATTCGCCTTTTGGAGTCAGCAAAAAGCAAAGTCTGCGCTTGAAAGTGGAAGATTTGCAAAAGAAATTGTAGCTATTGAAATTCCTCAAAAGAAAAAAGATCCAATCATTTTTGCTGCTGATGAATTCATGAAACCAACTACTACATTAGAAACGTTGGCTGGTCTGCGTCCTGCGTTCAGGGCTCAGGGCGGAACAGTTACTGCGGGTAATGCATCAGGTTTAAATGATGGGGCCGCCGCACTTTTACTTGCGAATGGTGCAGCAACAAAACGAAATAATTTAAAACCTATCGCGCGTATAGTTTCTGCAGCAGTTGCAGGTGTTGAACCACGTATCATGGGTATTGGACCGGTTCCGGCAAGTGAAAAAGCTTTACAGCGTGCAGGTCTTTCACTCCGTGATATGGATATTATTGAGATAAACGAAGCCTTTGCTGCTCAAGTATTAGCTTGCACTCGTAAAATGGGATTAGCAGATGATGATCCCCGTATCAATCCAAATGGCGGAGGTATTTCGCTTGGGCATCCTCTTGGAATGACCGGTGCGCGAATTATTCAAACTGCAGCCCTTCAGTTGCAGGAAACAAAAAAGAAATATGCATTGGTAACATTATGTATTGGTGTTGGACAAGGTTATGCAACCGTGATTGAGCGGGTATAA
- a CDS encoding DUF2384 domain-containing protein, which translates to MKVFEPAVPYGALQISGGFDIIQTIKDGVLYQQFSKFADSSPFTFAEWSKYLHLSERTLQRYETEKKKFDISQSEKIVEIVLLYKRGLEIFGSKDKFNSWLATPNLYLKKMAPKDLLDTSFGITILKDELTRIEYGILS; encoded by the coding sequence ATGAAAGTATTTGAACCGGCTGTTCCTTACGGTGCTTTACAAATCAGTGGGGGCTTTGATATCATACAAACCATCAAAGACGGTGTGCTCTATCAGCAATTTTCCAAATTCGCAGACAGCAGCCCATTTACGTTTGCTGAGTGGTCTAAATATCTTCACTTATCTGAGCGCACTTTACAGCGCTATGAAACTGAAAAAAAGAAATTTGACATTTCGCAATCTGAAAAAATTGTTGAAATTGTGCTTTTATATAAACGGGGTCTTGAAATTTTTGGCTCAAAAGATAAATTCAATTCCTGGTTGGCAACTCCAAATCTTTATTTAAAAAAAATGGCACCCAAAGATCTACTTGACACATCATTTGGTATTACCATTCTAAAAGATGAGCTCACCCGCATTGAGTATGGTATCTTATCATGA
- a CDS encoding RES family NAD+ phosphorylase has translation MIVFRISSCKYIDDLSGKGAEKCGGRWNTIGVPVVYTSASRALCTAEIAVHLPLGILPENYCIAEIKIPNTIKVLEILPEDLPVGWQESPPVYETQILGNKLLLQNKYAILKMPSAVVPGDFNYLINPLHKDFKKIKFLKSATFQFDARLFYR, from the coding sequence ATGATTGTTTTTAGAATATCATCTTGCAAATATATTGATGACCTGAGTGGTAAAGGCGCTGAAAAATGTGGCGGACGCTGGAATACCATTGGTGTGCCCGTTGTATACACCAGCGCTTCACGGGCGCTGTGCACTGCTGAAATTGCTGTTCATTTGCCTTTGGGAATTTTACCTGAGAACTATTGTATTGCTGAAATTAAAATTCCGAATACAATAAAAGTGCTAGAGATTTTACCTGAAGATTTGCCCGTGGGCTGGCAAGAGAGTCCGCCGGTTTATGAAACACAAATTTTAGGCAATAAACTTTTGCTACAAAATAAATATGCCATTTTGAAAATGCCTTCAGCCGTTGTGCCTGGTGATTTTAACTACTTGATCAATCCACTTCATAAAGATTTCAAAAAAATCAAATTCCTGAAATCAGCTACTTTTCAGTTTGATGCTAGGTTGTTTTATAGGTAG
- a CDS encoding GAF domain-containing protein has protein sequence MRSKPAVSYRKYAELIQKEKYLEVINEFATKLIQAESIDEILWAVTSEAISKLNWYDCVIYLYDEKKKVLVQRSAFGPKNPKDLQILNPISIKPGQGIVGTVFTTGIGEIVNDTSRDKRYIADDDFRFSEITIPIIHQDKILGVIDSEHPKKNFFTEQDYKLLTTVSAMVSTKLAQAKSAEQVKKYQINLEKLVHRKTRQLEESNRDLRSKNKEKEVLFREVHHRVKNNMQIIISLLNIQANLTENEHERIVFDESKNRIRSMALIHERLYLEKDISNISLPEYTKELTQELSSSYSGKNQVEVKLNQEPLQINIDHAIPVGLILNELVTNSLKHAFIESGGNITIETHVDEKNILHLRFHDTGPGFEYEHHQGKSFGLELIEILVAQLNGTLTYNNDKGSEYLMHFPL, from the coding sequence ATGAGATCAAAACCTGCCGTTAGTTATCGCAAATACGCTGAGCTTATCCAGAAAGAAAAATACCTGGAAGTGATCAATGAATTTGCAACCAAATTAATTCAGGCAGAATCTATTGATGAAATTTTATGGGCGGTTACCAGTGAAGCCATTTCAAAGTTAAACTGGTATGATTGCGTCATCTATCTTTACGATGAAAAGAAAAAAGTATTGGTTCAGCGATCAGCATTTGGTCCTAAAAATCCTAAAGATCTCCAAATTCTGAATCCAATTTCAATTAAACCGGGGCAAGGCATTGTAGGTACCGTATTTACAACCGGTATTGGAGAAATTGTGAATGATACCAGCCGTGACAAGCGCTATATTGCTGATGATGATTTTCGATTTTCTGAAATCACTATACCAATCATTCATCAAGATAAAATTTTAGGCGTAATTGATTCAGAACATCCAAAGAAAAACTTTTTTACTGAGCAGGATTATAAACTGCTCACCACGGTATCAGCCATGGTATCAACAAAACTGGCTCAAGCCAAATCAGCAGAACAAGTAAAAAAATACCAAATCAATCTTGAAAAATTAGTTCATCGAAAAACACGTCAGCTTGAAGAGTCAAATCGTGATTTGCGTTCAAAAAACAAAGAGAAAGAAGTATTGTTTCGCGAAGTGCATCACCGGGTGAAAAACAATATGCAAATCATCATTTCATTGCTCAACATTCAAGCTAATCTTACTGAGAATGAACATGAGCGCATCGTATTTGATGAAAGTAAAAATCGTATTCGTTCTATGGCATTGATTCATGAACGGCTTTATCTTGAAAAAGACATTAGCAACATCTCATTGCCTGAATACACCAAAGAATTAACACAAGAACTTTCATCATCATACAGTGGAAAAAATCAAGTAGAGGTAAAATTAAATCAAGAACCTCTTCAAATTAATATTGATCATGCCATACCCGTAGGGCTTATATTGAATGAACTTGTCACTAATTCACTCAAGCACGCGTTTATAGAAAGTGGAGGTAATATCACCATTGAAACCCATGTGGATGAAAAAAATATTTTACATCTGCGCTTTCATGACACAGGACCGGGATTTGAATATGAACATCATCAGGGAAAATCTTTTGGCCTTGAATTGATTGAAATTTTGGTTGCACAACTCAATGGAACTCTCACATACAATAATGACAAGGGTTCTGAATATCTTATGCATTTTCCTTTATAG
- a CDS encoding T9SS type A sorting domain-containing protein: MMNKIYFILVIGFCIQAHGQNIHFFKSYGNTGYDYGRDILQTPDTGYIVTGSSSSFTSANADAFLLKVDSLGNFEWSYNYGGADSDWGMSVVITHDSSYAVGGYTNSFGAGGFDFYLVRTDASGIPLWEKTYGGSDWEKADALTQVPTDSGFVLVGDTYSFGAGNRDMYMVRTDKNGDTIWTKTYGGAFDDYATGVLIDGDSIVVCGGTESYGSGMSDGIILKMDLDGNIGWVKVVGKPQEDYFTNIVKSSFYYCLSGSKSYTYSTDYNDFWVYKIFSTGTVVMADTTWDGDQFGNDIANDVVVEPLTNIVYYGGSTTSWGSADVSAGITDCFISKLDAGYGWMPYVQNFGDLGSDALYAMDYCKDKGLVAVGDLDKYSTGGNNVLIVKIDKNNSFGFITVFQDVVFENITLTLEDNEHTPTLVYPNPSTQFVHINSENDIQKILVWDAQGNCVLIQEENQSVVDIGNLMSGIYFLEIIYEESISTFTIIKP, encoded by the coding sequence ATGATGAATAAAATTTATTTCATCCTTGTTATTGGATTTTGTATTCAGGCACATGGTCAGAATATCCATTTTTTTAAATCTTATGGAAACACTGGGTATGATTATGGTAGAGACATTCTTCAAACGCCTGATACCGGCTATATCGTTACCGGCAGTTCCAGCAGTTTTACATCAGCCAATGCCGATGCATTTCTTTTAAAAGTAGATTCGCTTGGAAATTTTGAATGGTCATATAATTACGGTGGCGCTGATTCTGATTGGGGCATGTCTGTTGTCATCACGCATGATTCGTCATACGCAGTTGGAGGTTATACAAATAGTTTTGGAGCCGGTGGATTTGATTTTTATTTGGTGCGTACTGATGCGTCAGGAATTCCACTTTGGGAAAAAACTTACGGTGGTTCAGATTGGGAGAAAGCAGACGCATTAACGCAAGTGCCAACTGACAGTGGATTTGTTTTGGTTGGTGACACCTATAGTTTTGGAGCAGGCAACCGTGATATGTATATGGTAAGAACCGATAAAAACGGAGATACCATTTGGACTAAAACCTATGGTGGAGCATTTGATGATTACGCAACAGGCGTATTGATAGATGGTGATTCAATTGTTGTTTGTGGCGGAACAGAAAGTTATGGATCAGGAATGAGTGACGGTATTATTTTGAAAATGGATTTAGATGGAAATATTGGGTGGGTTAAGGTAGTTGGAAAACCTCAAGAAGATTACTTTACGAATATCGTTAAAAGCAGTTTTTACTATTGTCTATCAGGATCAAAAAGCTACACCTATTCTACTGACTACAATGATTTCTGGGTTTATAAAATATTTTCAACCGGAACGGTTGTAATGGCAGATACAACTTGGGATGGAGATCAATTTGGGAATGATATTGCGAATGATGTGGTTGTTGAACCTCTCACCAATATTGTTTATTATGGTGGCAGCACAACCAGCTGGGGCTCGGCTGATGTATCAGCAGGAATAACAGATTGTTTTATCAGCAAATTAGATGCAGGGTATGGGTGGATGCCATACGTTCAGAATTTTGGCGATTTGGGTTCAGATGCACTCTATGCTATGGACTATTGCAAAGATAAAGGCCTAGTTGCAGTTGGTGATTTAGATAAATATTCTACCGGCGGAAACAATGTGTTAATTGTGAAAATTGACAAAAACAATTCTTTTGGTTTTATAACGGTATTTCAAGATGTAGTTTTTGAAAACATTACTCTGACACTTGAAGACAATGAACATACACCAACATTGGTTTACCCTAATCCTTCAACGCAATTCGTACATATTAATTCAGAAAATGATATTCAAAAAATATTAGTCTGGGATGCTCAGGGAAATTGTGTACTGATTCAAGAAGAAAATCAAAGTGTAGTTGATATTGGTAATTTGATGAGCGGAATTTATTTTCTTGAAATTATATACGAAGAATCTATTTCAACATTCACGATTATCAAACCGTGA
- a CDS encoding glycosyltransferase family 39 protein, whose product MLLQIAVCLPFINSFPIALDEPFSIFWAQQDLGDQLKLFASENNPPLHFFALHFWIDIFGIDPISVRSLSLLFSVLTIPFLFKLSRKFVSQQISILIILLFIFSRFHHYHAMEARVYSLFTLLFTLILLELYKLIFEKSNDWRIVLRLAIWNSLLLYAHYLGMLIMVGEFLVILVFAVKLNYRILLYFLGSVLLSLILYMPGINWFVSRIGNFSEHGTWVPDPHPTELYGNIIRFFNNTFSFVAFSSGLLILILISYIRFKRNIKSIFNIENKDAFILLIFFGFYLGMFIFSYLVQPIFLDRYLLFTTIPLYIAAGILMRKLITENLQRYSLILILPLVFSMKFTPDNNREPHNEVETLNMLREPNSRIVICPPFYDLTFLYHYSLSGFQDYKNIDEFLVNERISKAYNFNDIEMWKGETSVIFLDANSEFLYPDNTIRSGLENVFDKFERYEFKGGVSVTKFYSENAN is encoded by the coding sequence ATGCTACTGCAAATAGCGGTATGTCTTCCGTTTATCAATTCTTTCCCCATTGCTTTGGATGAGCCTTTTTCTATTTTTTGGGCTCAGCAGGATTTGGGAGATCAATTAAAATTATTTGCATCTGAAAATAATCCGCCTTTGCATTTTTTTGCCTTACATTTTTGGATAGACATCTTTGGAATAGATCCAATTTCTGTGCGTTCACTTTCTTTACTGTTCAGTGTTTTAACCATTCCATTCTTATTTAAACTCTCCAGAAAATTTGTCTCTCAGCAAATTTCTATTCTTATCATCTTACTTTTTATTTTCAGTAGGTTTCATCATTATCATGCAATGGAGGCTAGAGTATATTCACTTTTTACTCTTCTTTTTACACTTATTTTGTTGGAATTGTATAAGCTGATTTTTGAAAAAAGTAATGATTGGAGGATAGTTTTAAGGTTAGCCATTTGGAATTCCTTGCTTTTGTATGCCCACTATTTAGGGATGTTAATAATGGTAGGTGAATTTCTCGTTATTCTTGTGTTTGCGGTAAAATTGAATTACCGCATCCTTCTATACTTTCTCGGTTCTGTTTTACTGTCACTCATATTATACATGCCTGGGATAAATTGGTTCGTCTCAAGAATCGGAAATTTTTCTGAACATGGAACCTGGGTTCCTGACCCTCATCCGACAGAGTTGTACGGGAACATTATCCGTTTTTTTAATAATACTTTTTCCTTTGTTGCATTCAGTTCAGGATTGTTGATTCTTATCCTTATTTCATACATTCGGTTTAAAAGGAATATAAAATCAATATTCAATATTGAAAACAAGGATGCATTTATTTTATTGATCTTTTTTGGTTTTTATCTGGGTATGTTTATTTTTTCATATCTGGTGCAGCCAATTTTTCTTGACAGATACCTCCTGTTTACTACAATACCATTGTATATTGCAGCTGGAATTCTGATGCGTAAATTGATCACAGAAAATTTACAGAGATATTCTTTAATCCTGATTTTACCATTGGTTTTTTCAATGAAATTTACTCCTGATAATAATCGTGAACCTCATAATGAAGTTGAGACATTGAATATGCTAAGGGAACCAAATTCAAGGATTGTAATTTGCCCACCGTTCTATGATCTAACTTTTCTCTATCATTATAGTTTATCAGGTTTTCAGGACTATAAAAATATTGATGAATTTCTTGTAAATGAACGAATTTCAAAAGCATATAATTTCAACGATATTGAAATGTGGAAAGGTGAAACGAGTGTTATTTTCTTAGATGCAAATTCTGAATTTCTTTATCCTGATAATACAATAAGATCAGGACTTGAGAATGTATTTGATAAGTTTGAACGCTATGAATTTAAAGGCGGGGTGTCCGTAACTAAATTTTATTCTGAGAATGCAAATTAA